In Streptomyces sp. NBC_00306, a single genomic region encodes these proteins:
- a CDS encoding spermidine synthase: MNEQIPVVRQVDRGTARLMPDIDRERAWLLTVDDAPQSYVDLDEPTHLEFEYTRRLAHVIDTCADEGTPLDLLHLGGGALTLPRYAAVTRPGSRQDVVEFDRGLLDLVAEQLPLPDGSGIALHAADARAWIDAAPADSADVLIADVFGGSRVPAQVTSVEYARAAERVLRPGGIYAANLADSAPFAFMGSQLATFAAVFTELALVAEPSVLRGRRFGNVLLLASHAPLDTAALARRTSADPFPARVEHGPPLRRLIGSATPVADADAQASPEPPGGAFSIG, from the coding sequence GTGAACGAGCAGATACCGGTCGTCCGCCAGGTCGACCGGGGCACCGCCAGACTGATGCCCGACATCGACCGCGAGCGGGCCTGGCTGCTCACCGTCGACGACGCTCCCCAGTCGTACGTCGACCTGGACGAGCCCACGCATCTGGAGTTCGAGTACACCAGGCGGCTCGCCCACGTCATCGACACCTGTGCCGACGAGGGCACGCCACTCGATCTGCTGCACCTCGGCGGCGGAGCCCTCACCCTGCCGCGCTACGCCGCGGTGACCCGGCCCGGCTCGCGGCAGGACGTGGTGGAGTTCGACCGCGGTCTGCTCGACCTGGTCGCGGAGCAACTGCCCCTGCCCGACGGCTCGGGCATCGCGCTGCACGCGGCGGACGCCCGCGCCTGGATCGACGCGGCGCCCGCGGACTCGGCCGATGTGCTGATCGCCGATGTCTTCGGCGGATCGCGGGTGCCGGCGCAGGTGACCTCGGTCGAGTACGCGCGAGCGGCCGAACGCGTCCTGAGACCGGGCGGGATCTACGCGGCGAACCTCGCCGACAGCGCTCCGTTCGCCTTTATGGGCTCCCAGTTGGCCACCTTCGCCGCGGTGTTCACCGAACTCGCGCTGGTCGCCGAACCGTCCGTGCTGCGCGGACGCCGCTTCGGCAACGTCCTGCTGCTCGCGTCCCACGCCCCGCTCGACACGGCAGCCCTCGCCCGCCGCACCTCGGCGGACCCGTTCCCCGCACGCGTCGAGCACGGCCCGCCGCTGCGGCGGCTCATCGGATCCGCGACGCCGGTCGCGGACGCCGACGCCCAGGCGTCACCCGAGCCGCCCGGCGGGGCCTTCAGCATCGGCTGA
- a CDS encoding patatin-like phospholipase family protein encodes MGDTALVLGGGGLTGIGWEIGILHGLARAGVDVTGADTVIGTSAGSVVGAQLVSGLLELPELYERQLVSPEGEITASMGPAMLARYAWTVLRARDSTSYGIRMGKMALKSGTDGGAGRREVIARRLLSHEWPEQRRLVVTAVDAATGEFRPFDRDSGVGLVDAVAASCAVPGVWPPMEIDGRLFIDGGVRSSSNADLASGYGRVVVVAPMAIGGGPVPAARVQAARLRAEGARVAVITPDRAARKAFGRNVLDPARRAPAARAGLAQAVAHADEVAAVWSG; translated from the coding sequence ATGGGCGACACGGCCCTGGTGCTCGGCGGTGGCGGTCTCACCGGCATCGGCTGGGAGATCGGCATCCTGCACGGACTCGCACGGGCGGGCGTTGACGTGACCGGCGCCGACACGGTGATCGGTACCTCGGCGGGCTCGGTCGTGGGCGCGCAGCTCGTCTCCGGGCTGCTGGAGCTCCCGGAGCTGTACGAGCGTCAACTCGTCTCCCCCGAAGGAGAGATCACCGCGAGCATGGGGCCCGCGATGCTGGCCCGCTACGCCTGGACCGTGCTGCGTGCGCGGGACAGCACGTCGTACGGCATCCGTATGGGAAAGATGGCGCTCAAGTCCGGGACGGACGGCGGGGCAGGGCGCCGGGAGGTCATTGCCCGGCGGCTGCTGTCGCACGAGTGGCCCGAGCAACGGCGGCTCGTGGTGACGGCCGTCGACGCCGCCACGGGCGAGTTCCGCCCCTTCGACCGGGACAGCGGGGTCGGACTCGTGGACGCGGTGGCCGCGAGCTGCGCGGTGCCGGGGGTCTGGCCGCCCATGGAGATCGACGGCCGGCTGTTCATCGACGGCGGAGTGCGGTCGTCCTCCAACGCGGATCTCGCCTCCGGGTACGGCAGGGTCGTCGTGGTGGCCCCGATGGCGATCGGCGGCGGACCCGTGCCGGCCGCGCGGGTGCAGGCGGCGCGACTGCGGGCCGAAGGGGCCCGCGTCGCCGTCATCACCCCGGACCGGGCGGCGCGGAAGGCGTTCGGCCGCAATGTCCTGGACCCGGCCCGGCGGGCGCCCGCGGCACGGGCGGGACTGGCCCAGGCGGTGGCGCACGCCGACGAGGTGGCGGCGGTCTGGTCCGGCTGA
- the tuf gene encoding elongation factor Tu, protein MPKTAYVRTKPHLNIGTMGHVDHGKTTLTAAITKVLAERSGSSTSYVSFDRIDRAPEEAQRGITINIAHVEYETDTRHYAHVDMPGHADYVKNMVTGAAQLDGAILVVSALDGVMPQTAEHVLLARQVGVDHIVVALNKADAGDDELTDLVELEVRELLTAHGYGGEAAPVVRVSGLRALEGDPRWTAAVEALLDAVDTYVPMPVRYTDAPFLLPVENVLTITGRGTVVTGAVERGTVRVGDRVQVLGADTETVVTGLETFGKPMESAEAGDNVALLLRGLPRDAVRRGHVVAAPGSVTPSRHFTAQVYVLSAKEGGRRTAVSTGYRPQFYIRTADVVGDVDLGERAVAQPGDTVTMTVELGRDIPLEAGLGFAIREGGRTVGAGTVTEVAGG, encoded by the coding sequence ATGCCCAAGACGGCATACGTACGTACCAAGCCGCACCTCAACATCGGCACCATGGGCCATGTCGACCACGGCAAGACCACGCTGACCGCCGCCATCACGAAAGTGCTCGCCGAGCGCTCCGGGAGCAGTACCTCCTACGTGTCCTTCGACCGCATCGACCGGGCGCCGGAGGAGGCGCAGCGGGGCATCACCATCAACATCGCGCACGTCGAGTACGAGACGGACACCCGGCACTACGCGCACGTGGACATGCCCGGGCACGCCGACTACGTCAAGAACATGGTCACCGGTGCCGCCCAGCTCGACGGGGCGATCCTGGTCGTCTCCGCGCTGGACGGGGTCATGCCGCAGACGGCCGAGCACGTCCTGCTGGCCCGTCAGGTCGGTGTCGACCACATCGTCGTCGCGCTGAACAAGGCCGACGCGGGCGACGACGAGCTGACCGACCTGGTCGAGCTGGAGGTCCGCGAGCTGCTCACCGCGCACGGCTACGGCGGCGAGGCCGCACCGGTCGTCCGGGTCTCCGGACTCAGGGCGCTGGAGGGCGACCCACGCTGGACCGCCGCCGTGGAGGCGCTGCTCGACGCCGTCGACACCTATGTGCCGATGCCCGTCAGATACACCGACGCGCCGTTCCTGCTCCCGGTGGAGAACGTCCTGACCATCACCGGGCGCGGGACGGTCGTCACCGGCGCCGTCGAGCGGGGCACGGTGCGCGTCGGCGACCGTGTGCAGGTGCTCGGCGCGGACACCGAGACGGTCGTCACCGGTCTGGAGACCTTCGGCAAGCCGATGGAGTCCGCCGAGGCCGGAGACAACGTCGCGCTGCTGCTGCGCGGACTGCCGCGCGACGCGGTGCGCCGCGGCCATGTGGTGGCCGCGCCCGGCAGTGTCACGCCGAGCCGGCACTTCACCGCCCAGGTGTATGTGCTCTCGGCCAAGGAGGGCGGCCGCAGAACAGCGGTCTCCACCGGCTACCGGCCGCAGTTCTACATCCGCACCGCGGACGTCGTCGGGGACGTCGACCTCGGCGAGCGGGCCGTCGCGCAGCCCGGCGACACGGTCACCATGACCGTCGAGCTGGGACGTGACATCCCGTTGGAGGCCGGACTCGGCTTCGCCATCCGCGAGGGCGGCCGCACGGTCGGCGCCGGCACGGTGACCGAGGTCGCCGGCGGGTGA